The Streptomyces europaeiscabiei genome window below encodes:
- a CDS encoding alpha-galactosidase codes for MLEIGADGRTWLLTGPRSSYALRLTENDELLHLHWGPRIALADVEELAARQQLPYWPFEAPVDGHEEYPVEGGPRFTRPALSVRTDERRGTEWTFREYEADGDELRLRFTDDGLGITLHYRLRDDVIERWVTLVNDGPAVELLRADSATWTLPSRVEETWRLSQLHGRWAAESRLLRGDLAYGEKVIGSRRGHTGHQHLPWVALDTDATEERGEVYGCALGWSGSWRIAVAQLADARVQITGGAGYDESGLLRLDTGETFTTPVFAGLWSDAGFGGASRAWHAYQRTYIIPDADQDRPVLFNSWEATEFDISEEQQGTLARRAAAIGVELFVVDDGWFGARTSDRAGLGDWTPNPDRFPKGLKPLADYVHALGMQFGIWVEPEMVNPDSELYRAHPEWAQFQPGRKRTELRNQLVLNLAREDVQEYLWERLDALLSSAPIDYVKWDFNRCFTDAGWPGEPYPQKLWVEHVRAFYALLDRLRAAHPGVAFESCSGGGGRIDLGVMARTDQVWTSDNTDPLDRLAIQHGFSQIHPARTMAAWVTDSPNNQLNGRVSSLRFRFVSAMAGVLGVGGDLTEWTEEELAEAGSWVGLYKEIRPVVQRGDLYRLRPPTGGLSAVQYVHGDEVVVLAWLQAQHYGEPSAPLRLRGLDPTETYECRETGEMHRGAVLLHHGLRTGLRGDLDATVIRLRRT; via the coding sequence ATGTTGGAAATCGGCGCAGACGGCCGGACCTGGCTTCTCACCGGGCCCAGAAGCAGCTATGCCCTGCGGCTCACGGAGAACGACGAACTGCTGCACCTGCACTGGGGTCCCCGGATCGCGCTCGCTGACGTCGAGGAACTGGCCGCCCGGCAGCAGCTGCCGTACTGGCCGTTCGAGGCCCCGGTCGACGGACACGAGGAGTACCCCGTCGAGGGCGGTCCCCGTTTCACCCGTCCCGCCCTCTCCGTGCGCACGGACGAGCGGCGCGGCACCGAGTGGACCTTCCGGGAGTACGAGGCCGACGGCGACGAGCTGCGGCTGCGGTTCACCGACGACGGACTCGGGATCACGCTGCACTACCGGCTGCGCGACGACGTGATCGAGCGCTGGGTGACCCTCGTCAACGACGGGCCGGCGGTGGAGCTGCTGAGGGCCGACTCGGCGACCTGGACGCTGCCGTCGCGCGTCGAGGAGACCTGGCGGCTGTCCCAGCTGCACGGGCGATGGGCGGCCGAGTCCCGGCTCCTGCGCGGGGACCTCGCCTACGGCGAGAAGGTCATCGGCAGTCGGCGCGGGCACACCGGGCACCAGCACCTGCCCTGGGTCGCGCTCGACACCGACGCCACCGAGGAGCGCGGCGAGGTCTACGGCTGCGCCCTCGGCTGGTCGGGGTCCTGGCGGATCGCGGTGGCTCAACTCGCGGACGCGCGCGTGCAGATCACCGGCGGCGCCGGATACGACGAGTCCGGACTGCTGCGGCTGGACACGGGGGAGACGTTCACCACGCCCGTCTTCGCCGGCCTGTGGAGCGACGCAGGCTTCGGCGGGGCGAGCCGCGCCTGGCACGCGTACCAGCGGACGTACATCATCCCGGACGCGGACCAGGACCGGCCGGTGCTCTTCAACTCCTGGGAGGCCACCGAGTTCGACATCTCCGAGGAACAGCAGGGGACGCTCGCGCGGCGGGCGGCGGCCATCGGGGTCGAGCTGTTCGTCGTGGACGACGGCTGGTTCGGGGCGCGTACGAGCGACCGCGCCGGCCTCGGCGACTGGACACCCAATCCGGACCGCTTCCCGAAGGGGCTGAAGCCGCTCGCCGACTATGTGCACGCCCTGGGGATGCAGTTCGGCATCTGGGTCGAGCCCGAGATGGTCAACCCGGACAGCGAGCTGTACCGGGCGCACCCCGAATGGGCACAGTTCCAACCGGGACGAAAGAGGACGGAGCTGCGCAATCAGCTCGTACTCAACCTCGCGCGCGAGGACGTCCAGGAATACCTCTGGGAACGGCTGGACGCGCTGTTGTCCAGCGCGCCGATCGACTATGTGAAGTGGGACTTCAACCGCTGCTTCACGGATGCCGGCTGGCCCGGAGAGCCGTACCCGCAGAAGCTGTGGGTCGAGCACGTGCGCGCCTTCTACGCGCTGCTGGACCGGCTGCGGGCCGCGCACCCGGGAGTGGCGTTCGAGTCGTGCTCGGGCGGCGGCGGCCGGATCGACCTCGGGGTGATGGCCCGGACGGACCAGGTGTGGACGTCCGACAACACCGATCCGCTCGACCGGCTCGCCATCCAGCACGGCTTCAGCCAGATCCACCCGGCCCGGACCATGGCCGCGTGGGTCACCGACAGCCCGAACAACCAGCTCAACGGCCGGGTCAGCTCGCTGCGGTTCCGCTTCGTCAGTGCCATGGCGGGTGTGCTCGGCGTCGGCGGCGACCTCACCGAGTGGACGGAGGAGGAACTGGCCGAGGCGGGGAGCTGGGTCGGGCTGTACAAGGAGATCCGGCCGGTTGTGCAGCGCGGCGACCTCTACCGGCTGCGGCCGCCGACGGGCGGACTGAGTGCCGTGCAGTACGTCCACGGCGACGAGGTCGTCGTCCTCGCCTGGCTCCAGGCCCAGCACTACGGCGAGCCGTCGGCCCCGCTCCGGCTGCGCGGACTCGACCCGACGGAAACGTACGAGTGCCGTGAAACGGGTGAAATGCATCGAGGTGCGGTGCTGTTGCACCACGGGCTGCGGACAGGACTGCGCGGTGACCTCGATGCGACGGTTATCCGCCTACGTCGTACTTGA